Proteins from one Poseidonibacter antarcticus genomic window:
- the phnL gene encoding phosphonate C-P lyase system protein PhnL — MIRLEVKDLNKTFKVHTRGSIEVKGFENINLTVKNGEFLSLFGPSGAGKSSILKTLYRTYTTTSGSIIFTRDDRSNIDISNASESEILNLRKSEIGYVSQFLQILPRVSAVDVVSEQLIFKGESEISSREKAKDLLSYLSIREELFDLSPLTFSGGEQQRVNIAKGIIAPKSLLLLDEPTASLDKTNTMKVVEKLKDLKKQGVAMVGIFHDLEAMKIISDRIYELERVK; from the coding sequence ATGATTAGATTAGAAGTAAAAGATTTAAATAAAACTTTTAAAGTACACACAAGAGGAAGTATTGAAGTAAAAGGTTTTGAAAATATTAATTTAACTGTTAAAAATGGAGAGTTTTTATCTTTATTTGGACCAAGTGGTGCAGGAAAATCATCTATTTTAAAAACTTTATATCGAACATATACTACAACATCAGGAAGTATCATTTTTACAAGAGATGATAGAAGTAATATTGATATTTCAAATGCAAGTGAAAGTGAGATATTAAATTTAAGAAAATCAGAAATTGGATATGTTTCTCAATTCTTACAAATTTTACCAAGAGTAAGTGCAGTTGATGTTGTATCTGAACAACTTATCTTTAAAGGTGAGAGTGAAATATCATCAAGAGAAAAAGCAAAAGATCTACTATCATATTTATCAATAAGAGAGGAACTTTTTGATTTATCACCATTGACTTTTTCAGGTGGAGAGCAACAACGTGTAAATATTGCAAAAGGTATTATTGCACCAAAATCATTACTTTTATTAGATGAACCAACTGCATCATTAGATAAAACAAATACGATGAAAGTTGTAGAAAAATTAAAAGATTTAAAAAAACAAGGTGTCGCAATGGTTGGTATTTTCCATGACCTTGAAGCAATGAAAATTATTAGTGATAGAATTTATGAATTAGAGAGAGTAAAGTAA